ATACGAATATATTACTATCAATTTTATGGCAAATTTTGTATAATTATAACATAAAATATTCGTTAAATCGAGAAATCTTATGAAAATTTTGGGAATAATTACCGAATATAATCCTTTTCACAATGGCCATCTTTACCATCTTTTGAAAGCAAAAGAAATCACTAAAGCAGATTATGTAATTGCAGTCATGAGTGGAAATTTCCTACAGAGAGGTGAGCCGGCAATTATTAATAAATGGGCTCGAGCAAAGATAGCTTTGAATGCAGGCGTTGACCTGGTTATTGAACTCCCTTTTGTTTTTTCTACTCAGGACGCAAACGGATTCGCCTTTGGAGCAGTAAAATTACTGGATTCGCTCCAGATCATAGACTATTTATGCTTCGGGTGCGAAACTAATAACCTTAATACCCTTTACTCTATAAGCAATTTTCTAAATGATGAACCAAAAAAGTATAAAGAATTAATACTATATTATAGTAAAAGCGGAAATGAATTCCCCAAATCAAGAAGCCAAGCCTTATGTGAATATCATAGAATTTTTGGAATAGAGGGCTTAGAAAAAATCTCTCCTTTAAATTTAAGCAAATTATTGAAATACCCCAATAACATTTTAGCCCTGGAATATATAAAACACCTATTAAATTTAAAATCTAAGATCAAACCAATAGCTATAAAAAGAATGGGAGCAAGTTATCATCAAAAAAATATTAAAGGTAATATTTCGAGCGCTACCTCTATTAGATCTGAAATATTAAATATTTTAACTTACTCCAAAAATGACCTTTTTGCGCTAAACGATAAGATAAAATCAACCATCCCTTCCTCAGGATTTCAGATATTAGAAAAGGAATTAAGGGAAAGCGAGGGTCCTATTACCCTTGAATCTTTTTATCAATATATTTTAGCTACACTGAGAAGAATGTCTATAGAAGATATTTCTCTAATTCAAGGAATTACCGAGGGATTGGAAAATAGATTAAAGAAAGTGTCTTTAACCTCTTTTACTGTTGAACAATTAATTAACTCAATTAAAACCAGAAGATATACTCGAACTAAAATTCAACGTATAATTTTACATTTAATGATGAACCTTTCTAAAAAAGATATCACTATGTTTAATGAGTGTGGACCCTTATACACGAGGATTTTGGGGTTCTCTAAAAAAGGGAAAACACTATTAAGGGCAATTAAAAAAAATTCCTCTACACCTTTAATTAGTAAATTATCAAATTACTTAAAGCAAGCAAATATGGAAGAAAATAGCTACCTTCGTAATAGATTGGAAAAGATGTTAAACTATGATATCCTATCAACTGATATCTATGTTCTTGGCAATAAAAAAGCAGAAGCCAGGGTAGCCAGGCTTGATTTTACCCACAAAATAGAAATTAAAAAAGATTGAATTAAATATTATTATCTATAATAATTACTTATTTATAATTTTATTAGCTTCATTATTGCATCATCAAAATCATTGACCGGAATGATTTTAACACCATTACTAAATTTAAGAGCTTCTCTATAATTTTCCTGAGGCACCAAAAATACCTCGGCTTGATTTTTTTTTGCTGATACTATTTTTTGTTTAATTCCATCTACTTTGCTTATTCTCCCATCCATACTTAAATTACCGGTTCCAGCGATCGATAAACCACTGCTAAGATCATTATCGGTCAATTGATTCAATATTTCCAAGGCAATCATCAGACCAGCAGAAGGTCCTTTTATTTTTTCCAAGTTTATGTCAATTTTTAAAGGAAACCTGCATTGAAGACCTTTGGTATCAGCAAAGATCCCAATTCCTATCTCCTCTATTTCGTCATCAGTGCTAGGAAGCTCAATGAGAGGGATTGATGTTGAATAGGTACTATTATCTCTTATAAAAGTAATTTTGATAATTTGACCTAAATGGTAATTTCTTATTATTTTTGAAAATTCTTCTAAGGTGTTCACCTGCTTCTCATCCATTTTTATAATCACATCGCCCGGTAATAATTTATTTTTTGATGGACTGCTATCCAATATTCCGTTAATTAATATTCCCTGTCCTGATATCTCCGGAGAATACCCTGCTTTCCTTAAAGCTACAACTTTGGAAATCAATTGACTGTTCTGCATTAGTTCTTCCATAACCTTAAAATATTCTTCTTGCTGCATGTTCAATAATATTTCCTCGTTTTGATTTTGTAAATCGATATTAGGATCCAAGATTCCATAAATATATAACAGTAAATTAGCTTTTATTATAGCTGTTGAAGTGAGAAGGAATTGGCCTTTAGCATCTTTTTCACCGTTTTCTACCGTAATATTTTTACTAAGATTAATAGTCTGCCCGGGGATAATAAGTAAATATGAAGTAGGAATTAGATTAAGTAAAATTAGAGCGATGATGATAATAATAAAAAAATATCTTTTAAAATAGACCATTGTTTCTCTTCATTATCTGGATGGACTTTTACTTCAATTCAATCAAAAATAGATTCATTTTAAAGAATCACTAAAGTTCTTTTTTACGCTTTATTATTGTAAAATAATTCCTTTAATTTTTTCTCAACAATTTCCGGAACCAAATGGGATATGTTACCATTTAAACTGGAAATTTCTTTAACTATACTGGAATTTAAATAAGAATATTTGGAGCAAGTGACCATAAAAATTGTTTCAATTTCCGGAGCAAGTCTTTTATTCATTAAAGCTAATTGTGATTCATGTTCAAAATCAGAGATAGCTCTCATCCCTCTAACAATGATATTAGCTTTATTTTTTCTCACAAAATCAGTTAATAACCCACAAAATGACAATACTTTAACATCTTTCAAATCTTTAGTGGCCTCTTTTATCATATCTGTTCTTTCTTGGGCAGAAAATAA
The DNA window shown above is from Candidatus Atribacteria bacterium and carries:
- a CDS encoding nucleotidyltransferase, with protein sequence MFVKSRNLMKILGIITEYNPFHNGHLYHLLKAKEITKADYVIAVMSGNFLQRGEPAIINKWARAKIALNAGVDLVIELPFVFSTQDANGFAFGAVKLLDSLQIIDYLCFGCETNNLNTLYSISNFLNDEPKKYKELILYYSKSGNEFPKSRSQALCEYHRIFGIEGLEKISPLNLSKLLKYPNNILALEYIKHLLNLKSKIKPIAIKRMGASYHQKNIKGNISSATSIRSEILNILTYSKNDLFALNDKIKSTIPSSGFQILEKELRESEGPITLESFYQYILATLRRMSIEDISLIQGITEGLENRLKKVSLTSFTVEQLINSIKTRRYTRTKIQRIILHLMMNLSKKDITMFNECGPLYTRILGFSKKGKTLLRAIKKNSSTPLISKLSNYLKQANMEENSYLRNRLEKMLNYDILSTDIYVLGNKKAEARVARLDFTHKIEIKKD
- a CDS encoding pantetheine-phosphate adenylyltransferase; translation: MKIAVYPGSFDPITNGHLNIIERTVKIVDQLIVAVAVDSKKSTLFSAQERTDMIKEATKDLKDVKVLSFCGLLTDFVRKNKANIIVRGMRAISDFEHESQLALMNKRLAPEIETIFMVTCSKYSYLNSSIVKEISSLNGNISHLVPEIVEKKLKELFYNNKA
- a CDS encoding PDZ domain-containing protein — protein: MVYFKRYFFIIIIIALILLNLIPTSYLLIIPGQTINLSKNITVENGEKDAKGQFLLTSTAIIKANLLLYIYGILDPNIDLQNQNEEILLNMQQEEYFKVMEELMQNSQLISKVVALRKAGYSPEISGQGILINGILDSSPSKNKLLPGDVIIKMDEKQVNTLEEFSKIIRNYHLGQIIKITFIRDNSTYSTSIPLIELPSTDDEIEEIGIGIFADTKGLQCRFPLKIDINLEKIKGPSAGLMIALEILNQLTDNDLSSGLSIAGTGNLSMDGRISKVDGIKQKIVSAKKNQAEVFLVPQENYREALKFSNGVKIIPVNDFDDAIMKLIKL